The window TTCTGTAGAAATTTAAATTATGAGTAATAGCGTCCAGATTCACTTCCAAGACCGTTTTATGACCTTTTTCGGCGAGTAGTTTCGATACCTTTTCCAGGGCAAATTGTCTGGCACCTTTGATCAGGACCAATTCATTTTGGAATTGGTGTATTTCATCCGACTGTAAAAAGCTTTCGGTATTGGTGTAAAAGGTAGCAGGCAGATCAAAGACCTGTTTATGCTGAGATAGTTGTGGCCCTATACCGATTAATCGATTGACATTCTTTTGAAGGAGCAGTTGATTGAGTTCAGTATAAAAGGTTTTCGAATGTTTATTCTGTATGAAATCCGAAAGAATGATCGTCTTGTTGCTTACATGCTTTTGCTGATCCATAAAGTCCAGCGCTTTGTGTAACCCAGCCACATCGTTATTATAAGTGTCGTCGATCAAATAGGAACGGTTAATTCCTTTTTTGAGCTCTAACCTCATTTTGATCGGTTGAATTCTATCGATCCCTTCTTGAATATCTTGAGTCTTGACTCCTAACACTAGGGATGTAATGATGCAATGGACAATATTTTCAAGTGATGCTTTGTCCTTTAAGTTCACACTAAAAGTATATTGTTCTGTCCCTTTTCTGATCGCTAAATGGTGCCCCTCTTTCAATTCTACATTATAAACTCCTTTGCCATTAAACGACCATCCAATCTTTTCACCTATAAATGATTCATTGATTTGACGAGCAATGAGCTCGTGGTCCATACAAAAAACGAGCGCTTCGCTATCCTTGAAAAGCTTCAGTTTTTCTGAAACTTTCTGGTTTTGAGAATCAAAAAACTCTTCGTGAGCTGTTCCAATGTTTGTAAATATGCCGATGGTTGGGGATATGATGCTCGCCAACTTTTCCATTTCTCCAGGCTGGGATATACCAGCTTCAAAAATGCCCATATTAAATTCTGGACCAATTGGCCAAACTGAAAGAGGTACTCCAATTTGAGAATTATAGCTTTTTGGGCTCTTTAAGACAGAGAAACGAGTTGATAAAATATCATAAAGCCATTCTTTAATGATTGTTTTACCATTGCTCCCAGTAATACCGATTACCGGGCTGATAAATCTTTTTCTCTTTACCGTGGCCAAAGTCTGCAGTGCCTTGACACTAGTAGTCACTTTTATAATGTTGATATTTTCGACGGCCTCAACATCTTCCTCAACAATGAAATTTTTAACGCCTTTCTTAATGAGTTCAGGAATAAAGTCATGCCCATTGTGGTTTTGTCCTCTAAATGCTATAAACAAGTCATAGGCGCCATATTCATTCACTCTACTATCAATTGAAATATGATCAATCTCGACGATCGGGCCATGAGATAAAAATCGACCACCAGTAGATTCTGCTATGTGCTGTATGTTCAATTTAGAAGAGTTTAACCCCATTAGGAACTTTTGTATCAGGAGTGCAAAGTACTACTTGTCCATCTGAATTCGGAAATCCAGTAACCAATACTTCAGACATGATTTTTCCGATTTGTTTGGGGGGGAAGTTCGTGATGCAAACGACTTGCTTCCCTAAAAGATCTTCTGGTTGATAAAGTGCTGTGATTTGAGCACTAGACTTTTTTACCCCCAACTTTTCACCAAGATCCACATGTAATATGTAGGCAGGATTCCTAGCTTCGGCATACGTTTCAGCCTTTATGATTGTCCCTACTCTTATCGAAACTTTCTCGAAATCTTTCCAGTCAATGAGGCCCGTCATATGGTTTTGTAAATTAAAATTGACCTAATAAGAAACCTTTTTTTGCTCCTGCCGTAAGGCTAGTTACAAAATTTTGTTATTTTTATGGCCCTTTACTGAGTAAAGTATGTTGAAAAAGGTCTCTATATACGTAGCTAGTTCACTCCTTGGAATGTGTTTTTTGAGCGTTAACGCTCAAGCACAAGAGGAAGGTGGAGTAGAAGAAAGAGTGGTGCCGATAGTCGTAAATAATGACTCATCGACCGTAGAATCAACAATGGAAGACGGAAAAGTGGAAATGACGCCGACTTCTGAGGAGATTAAAGCACCAAAAAACGAAACACTTTCAACTATCCCAATTAAAATCAATACCGTTCCCGCCAAACCATCTGCAACACCGGTTGACAGCGATAAGACGAAAGTCAAAGAAGGAAAATCCGATATTTCTTTCAATATCTTTTATTTACTCTTCTACAAATTCAAGCAAGTCGATATTACCGACTCCTTTTGAGTCTTTTCAATACCGTTTAAATTTATAGTTTGCAATGATGTTGCAAAAACATCTATTATTGCAAAATGTTAGGACGCATTCTCACATTCTTTTTAACCTTTTTGCTATTGGGCTTTGTGTCTAGTGGTCAAAAGTATTGTGACTATGAGATTTCAGGGGTAGTTCTTTCCAGCGAAAATGGAGAGCCTGTGCCTCTGGCCACAGTAGAGATTATTGAAGGCAGCTCAAAACAAACCTTAGTCAATGAGATAGACGGAACTTTTGAAGTCCCGAAAGTATGTGCTCAGAATATTTCGATAATCGTCCGATTTGTAGGGTTCCAGAAATTTGAAAAGACCTACAAACTAAAAAAAGGAAATAATAAGATTGAAGTTCGCTTGGCTGTAGATGTTAAGAACTTGGGCGACGTAACAGTTGAAGAAGAAAAGGTCGAAGAAATAGCCACACTAAAAGTCTCCGAATTAGATGCAGCAGCCTTGGATAGAACGGCAGGAGTTTCCTTGGGAGAGGCTTTAACTAACATCAGTGGTGTAAATATGTTGCAGACAGGCCCTACCATTGCTAAACCTGTAATTCATGGGCTTCACAGTAACAGGATTTTAATTCTTAATAATGGTATCAGGCAAGAAGGTCAGCAGTGGGGCCAAGAGCACGCACCAGAAATTGATCCTTTTGTAGCGAATAACTTGAGTTTAATAAAAGGTGCAGCAGCTGTAAAATATGGTCCAGATGCGATCGGTGGTGTTATTCTAGTGAATCCTTCAGAATTGCCTAGAGAAGCCTCTTTTGCTGGAAAGATCAATGCTGTAGGTGCTTCGAACAGCCGTTTATATGCGACTTCTGTTTTGCTAGAAGGTGGCATTTCAGGACTTGATGGTTTTGGGTGGCGCGTTCAAGGCACGTTTAAAAAGTCTGGAGATGCGAGAGCGGCAGATTATAGGCTCACAAATACAGGCTCTGAGGAACGCAACTTTTCTGTTGGTTTGGGGTATCACAAAGAAGATCGTGGTTTTGAAGTCTTTTATAGCAGTTTCAATACGGAACTTGGCGTTTTAAGAAGCGCCCACATTGGTAATCTCACGGATTTGGCGAGGGCAATTGCGAGTGATAGGCCACTATTTATTGAAGACTTCAGTTATGATATCAATAACCCTTTCCAAGATGTAACCCACCAGCTTTTCAAAGCTAATGGTCATATTGGAGCCTTTTCTGTTCAGTACGGCTTTCAGAGCAATATCAGGAAAGAATTTGATGTCAGAAGAGCAGGTCGTTCTGAAATACCTGCTTTATCATTGAGTCTTAATACCCATACTTTTGATGTTGATTTGGACATGCCTGCAAAGGGAGATTGGAAGTGGGATGTGGGAGCGTCATTTATGTACCAAAGTAATGTCAATGATTCTGAAACAGGAATCAGGCCTTTAATCCCTAATTTCAATAATACCACCGCTGGGGCACATGTGATTAGTAGGTACATTCAGCCGAGATATGAACTTGAAATAGGAGCACGGTATGACTTTAAACACTATTTGATTAAAAGGTTTGATAG is drawn from Roseivirga misakiensis and contains these coding sequences:
- a CDS encoding TonB-dependent receptor; its protein translation is MLGRILTFFLTFLLLGFVSSGQKYCDYEISGVVLSSENGEPVPLATVEIIEGSSKQTLVNEIDGTFEVPKVCAQNISIIVRFVGFQKFEKTYKLKKGNNKIEVRLAVDVKNLGDVTVEEEKVEEIATLKVSELDAAALDRTAGVSLGEALTNISGVNMLQTGPTIAKPVIHGLHSNRILILNNGIRQEGQQWGQEHAPEIDPFVANNLSLIKGAAAVKYGPDAIGGVILVNPSELPREASFAGKINAVGASNSRLYATSVLLEGGISGLDGFGWRVQGTFKKSGDARAADYRLTNTGSEERNFSVGLGYHKEDRGFEVFYSSFNTELGVLRSAHIGNLTDLARAIASDRPLFIEDFSYDINNPFQDVTHQLFKANGHIGAFSVQYGFQSNIRKEFDVRRAGRSEIPALSLSLNTHTFDVDLDMPAKGDWKWDVGASFMYQSNVNDSETGIRPLIPNFNNTTAGAHVISRYIQPRYELEIGARYDFKHYLIKRFDRNNVLQKPEFDFNNLTGSAGAIFFLNNSWTIRSNIGTAWRAPHVNELYSEGLHHGAAALEEGNDQLVSEKSIKWITSLERQTSNMNLSISGYYNLIDDYIFLRPESVELTIRGAFPVFRYRQTDALLYGLDVDLDYDFSERLSTNTRLSLIRAEDRSLSSPLINIPTSQLESSLSYHFSEGKLQKPYISFGFTAVSEQRNAPRVISIDDVLEANRNDVDLFANDPSIFDFTAPPSGYINFGLSGGFDWPISNDHVLNVFMSVDNLFNNSYRDYLNRFRYYADDLGRNISLKLSYTF
- a CDS encoding tRNA-binding protein — protein: MTGLIDWKDFEKVSIRVGTIIKAETYAEARNPAYILHVDLGEKLGVKKSSAQITALYQPEDLLGKQVVCITNFPPKQIGKIMSEVLVTGFPNSDGQVVLCTPDTKVPNGVKLF
- a CDS encoding bifunctional UDP-N-acetylmuramoyl-tripeptide:D-alanyl-D-alanine ligase/alanine racemase; translation: MNIQHIAESTGGRFLSHGPIVEIDHISIDSRVNEYGAYDLFIAFRGQNHNGHDFIPELIKKGVKNFIVEEDVEAVENINIIKVTTSVKALQTLATVKRKRFISPVIGITGSNGKTIIKEWLYDILSTRFSVLKSPKSYNSQIGVPLSVWPIGPEFNMGIFEAGISQPGEMEKLASIISPTIGIFTNIGTAHEEFFDSQNQKVSEKLKLFKDSEALVFCMDHELIARQINESFIGEKIGWSFNGKGVYNVELKEGHHLAIRKGTEQYTFSVNLKDKASLENIVHCIITSLVLGVKTQDIQEGIDRIQPIKMRLELKKGINRSYLIDDTYNNDVAGLHKALDFMDQQKHVSNKTIILSDFIQNKHSKTFYTELNQLLLQKNVNRLIGIGPQLSQHKQVFDLPATFYTNTESFLQSDEIHQFQNELVLIKGARQFALEKVSKLLAEKGHKTVLEVNLDAITHNLNFYRSLLKPDTKIMVVVKALAYGSGSEEVSKMLEFHKVDYLAVAYADEGVALRKNGVTLPIMVMNASDDDPFNLMRFNLEPEIFSLEQLKSFTEAYALADRELQAHLILNTGMNRLGFNPEDLDQLIDYITSNKSIKVKSVFTHLAASEELEHSDFTKDQVDKFRSGAQKIEDALAYKPIRHILNSGGIVRHNSFQEDMVRLGIGLHGIEVSHLKDGDLQNTAYLKTVISQIRYVKSGETIGYGRSGVAKKDMKIATIAIGYADGYLRVFGNGNAFVVIQGQKAKTVGNICMDMSMVDVTGLNANVGDEVVVFGENPSVSQLADWAGTIPYEILTNVSNRVKRVFYTE